A section of the Hevea brasiliensis isolate MT/VB/25A 57/8 chromosome 17, ASM3005281v1, whole genome shotgun sequence genome encodes:
- the LOC131175466 gene encoding uncharacterized protein LOC131175466 encodes MWDMKSTPVRSWLNEHIPTPSLGRDISSEQHLTQPIPLEEITIPTIDQEEALTSDIGSTWMTPIFYYLDNGVFPDDPLEAKKIVKKSFGYNVLDGWLYRRSFLRPWLKCITLEEGMAILIDIHKGLCGSHEGAQTIANKVLRQGYFWPSAMDDAKELVRKCKKSQEYNFIPQALVEKLSAIRSPWPFY; translated from the coding sequence atgtgggacatgaAGTCCactccagtgcgtagctggttgaacgagCACATCCCAACCCCATCCTTGGGTCGTGACATTAGCAGTGAGCAACACTTAACCCAACCTATACCCTTAGAAGAGATTACTATCCCAACTATTGATCAAGAGGAGGCACTAACAAGTGATATTGGTTCCACTTGGATGACCCCGATTTTTTATTATCTGGACAATGGGGTATTTCCTGATGATCCTCTTGAAGCAAAAAAGATAGTGAAAAAGTCTTTTGGTTACAATGTCCTAGATGGATGGCTTTACAGAAGGTCCTTTTTGCGACCATGGTTGAAATGCATCACTCTTGAGGAAGGGATGGCGATCTTGATTGATATTCATAAAGGTCTGTGTGGTAGTCATGAAGGTGCTCAGACCATTGCTAATAAGGTTCTTAGGCAAGGGTATTTTTGGCCTTCAGCAATGGATGATGCCAAGGAATTGGTTCGGAAATGCAAAAAAAGCCAGGAGTATAACTTTATCCCTCAAGCTTTAGTAGAAAAGTTATCGGCCATTAGGAGTCCATGGCCATTTTATTAG